From the genome of Fundidesulfovibrio terrae:
CAACGTGAAGCTGAACCCCTCCGTATCCAAGGACATCTTCCAGTACACCCCGCCCAAGGATTACGGCATATTCGACAATACGGGCTTGCAGGGCGGCCCTGGAAAGCAGTAGCTTTTTCCGATTTCAGATAAAGAAGGTAGAATCACATGAGATGTCCCCTGAAGGTCAACTCCAGCGTGCTCGGCGTCGAGCTGGACCTGGAAGCCACGGACTATGGCTATTCCATCGAAGTCGTCGCCACCATCGACGGCAAGCCGGTGTTCAACCCCGCCCTGCACGTCACCGACGACTATTCCATCGCCCGCATGAACCTCTACGCCGACGCGGTGAAGTTCACCCTGGACGGCCTGGACGCCCTGGTGTCCGGGTTCGGCGCTGCGCGCATCGACATGATCGACCCCGACGGCAGCATCAGCTTCAACCGCTATTTCGAGAAGCCCAACACCGTCTATGTGGACATCGAATTCGACGTCTGCTGTTTCTCGGACTCGCACTGCTTCTCCTCCGAAGGCATCGCCCTCAAGACCGACATGACCTTTGAGGACTTCAAGGACTTCGTGAAGCAGTTCGCCTCGCTCCTGGACAAGTTCCACGCCCCGGCGGACTACAAGCATCAATAAGGAACAGAGCCCCATGTCCATGCATCCCCTGGCCGGTAAGCCCGCTCCGCGCTCCATGCTGGTGAACATCCCCAAGCTGGTCAGCGCCTACTACTGCGTGAAGCCCGACCCCGCCGACCCCGCCCAGGCCGTCTCCTTCGGCACATCAGGGCACCGCGGCACCTCCCTGGCGGGCTCCTTCAACCAGGACCACATCTGGGCCACCACCCAGGCCATCTGCGACTATCGCGCCGCCAAGGGCATAGACGGTCCCCTCTTCATCGGCATGGACACCCACGCCCTGTCCGCCCCGGCCATGATCTCCGCCCTGGAGGTGCTGGCCGCCAACGGCGTCGAGGCGCGCATGAACTGGGAGGGCTACACGCCCACCCCGGTGATCTCCCACGCCATCCTAACCTGGAACAAGGGCAGGACTCCGGCGTCGGGCGGCCTGGCCGACGGCATCGTCATCACGCCTTCGCACAATCCGCCCCAGGACGGCGGCTTCAAGTACAATCCCCCGGCGGGCGGCCCGGCCGACACCGACATCACCGGACAGGTCCAGGCCCAGGCCAACGCCTATCTGGCCAAAAAGCTCTCCGGCGTGAAGCGCGTCGCCTTCGAACAGGCCCTCAAGGCGCCCAACATCACGGCCTACGACTTCGTCACCCCCTATGTGGCCGATCTGGGAAGCGTCGTGGACATGGCCGCCATCAAGGCCAGCGGCCTGCGCATCGGCGTGGACCCGCTGGGCGGCTCGGGCATCGCCTTCTGGCAGCCCATGGCCGAGCGCTACGGGCTCAACCTGACCGTGGTCAACGACGTGGTGGACCCGACCTTTTCCTTCATGACCGTGGACCGTGACGGCAAGATCCGCATGGACTGCTCCTCGCCCTATGCCATGGCCGGACTCATCGGGCACAAGGATTCCTTCGACGTGGCTTTCGGCAACGACCCTGACTACGACCGCCACGGCATCGTCACTCCCACCGGCGGGCTCATGAACCCCAACCACTATCTCGCCACCGCCATCTGGTATCTCTTCCAGAACCGGCCGGGCTGGCGCGCGGACGCCGCCGTTGGCAAGACGCTGGTGTCCAGCGCCATGATCGACCGGGTGGCCAAGGCCCTGGGGCGCACGCTGTGCGAGGTGCCCGTGGGCTTCAAGTGGTTCGTGGACGGGTTGGTGGACGGGAGCTTCGGCTTCGGCGGCGAGGAAAGCGCCGGGGCATCCTTCCTGCGCAAGGACGGCTCCGTCTGGACCACCGACAAGGACGGCTTCA
Proteins encoded in this window:
- the pgm gene encoding phosphoglucomutase (alpha-D-glucose-1,6-bisphosphate-dependent) — protein: MSMHPLAGKPAPRSMLVNIPKLVSAYYCVKPDPADPAQAVSFGTSGHRGTSLAGSFNQDHIWATTQAICDYRAAKGIDGPLFIGMDTHALSAPAMISALEVLAANGVEARMNWEGYTPTPVISHAILTWNKGRTPASGGLADGIVITPSHNPPQDGGFKYNPPAGGPADTDITGQVQAQANAYLAKKLSGVKRVAFEQALKAPNITAYDFVTPYVADLGSVVDMAAIKASGLRIGVDPLGGSGIAFWQPMAERYGLNLTVVNDVVDPTFSFMTVDRDGKIRMDCSSPYAMAGLIGHKDSFDVAFGNDPDYDRHGIVTPTGGLMNPNHYLATAIWYLFQNRPGWRADAAVGKTLVSSAMIDRVAKALGRTLCEVPVGFKWFVDGLVDGSFGFGGEESAGASFLRKDGSVWTTDKDGFIMDLLAAEITAVTGKDPAVMYQGLTERFGSPVYERVDAPLTAAEKKAFSSLTPENVTAADLAGEPIQAKLTRAPSNGASIGGLKVVAENGWFAARPSGTEPVYKIYAESFKGPDHLKRIQDEAKAMLDAAFKAAGA